DNA from Eucalyptus grandis isolate ANBG69807.140 chromosome 5, ASM1654582v1, whole genome shotgun sequence:
AATTAGGATTACAGTATATATTCCTAAAAATCAGCCCAAAATAAGTACCACGATTAAACGAAAATGCTGCAGCATGGTAGAACATTACCTGAAAAGAGAGCCTGTTGATGAGGTCACTTGCAGAAATGTCCAGAGCAGAATCTGAACTGTTGCCAAAAAGATCAGCACTGGAGATGGCAGAGGAACTCTGtaacaacaaacaaaaagaatgtaTCACATCAATTACTGAATATTGGAGACCCTTGTCCATGGAACAAATTCATAGTTACCTCTTAATAGACCCAGAGTAATTTCTAATACATCATGAGACTTCAGCATTAAGGTCCAGAGAAGTCTTGTTAATGCAGGGAATAGTGACATCGATTTGGCATTCAGTAAAGTTGGCTTCTTCAGATGGTTACCACTAAGTAAACAGAAACCAACAAAGGTGTGAAGTCAACAAAATACTCTCTCGAACCTATTTTTGAGCTGTGAAATCCAAATGATCAGCCTGAGCATTTCATTGTAATGCTACATATAATATGCAACCATGAAATTCAGCCAACACAAGGCAGCATTACCCTTAGTTCTTACCTTCTTACGATGCCGTGGTTGTCGCTGCGCCTCGACTTCGGCTGGTTCTCCCCTTGGTGGTGAAATCGTCGTAGAACGCCCTCGCCACGAGCTTCACCAGCCTGTCCATTCCACAGCACCATGAGCAACAAAGCAACAATCGAAGGAAACCCCAATCCAATCAATGAACTGAAATTCCCCCCTTCCAAAACTGAATCAAGCAACAACACAACATCACTCGAATCCCCTGCGGAATCGAAGGATCCACCTGATGAATGGCTCGATCGAGCATCGCTCCGCTGCTCTCCCAAGCGAGCAGAGCAGGGACGCTCGCTCGAGCGTCGCTGCGCTGCTTTGCCGAGCGAGCGTCGAGCGTCACTccgctgctctgctcgctcggcAGAGCAGCCACGCTCGCTCGAGCGTCGCTccgctgctctgctcgctcggcGGAGCAGCTCCAGCGAGCGTTGCTCGCTCGGCAGAGCAGCTCCAGCGAGCGCTGCTCACCCAGATCTGCGGCAGATTTGCGAGGGGTGGCTCTCGCCGAAGCCCTCTTCAaacggagaaggaggagcagcaGAAACTTACCTGGATTCTGAAGCTTCAGCCGGTGAAGGAGCACCACctgtcggcgccggagagtCAGTCGAGTGGGGAGGCGCCGGAGAGTCGGCGGAGTAGGGAGTCGCCGGAGAGTCAGCTgagtgggaggcgccggagagaAGGGAGAGCCGCCGGGAAAGGGAGAGCACGAACAAAAGCCTTCGGGCACGAACGAACCCACCTCCAGAAGTGTTCcggttttgttcttttatttttgttccttttgttcctAAATGTGTTTGaaataaaacacaaattttatgtttcttatttctcgtttcttttttgttctttaaaagaaagcaaaaaaacagaaacgcacacaaacgcatttttttccttttttgttctcggaataaataaaaaaacaaaaaagtgtttaaaaacagaaaaaaaaaaaacgcaaccaaacaggcccttaagtgatttcttaaaaagaattgatgaaaatgatgaggtCATCAAGGGCAGAACCGCAATTTTCTCGAACTGTTGCAGTTCAGCTGAAGAATATACGCATGTCTGAGATGAAACgagggaggaagaaagaagaggagcgacaggaaggaagagaggaggagcgaATCGATCGCCGGCCATAGCTCGATTCCAAgcaaaaccctaaaaccctgCACCGGCGGAGCCGACGAACCCCCGCCGCCGCGCGATTGCGATGGCTCAGCCGCCGCCCGGCCATTACCCGATCTACCCGCCGGTCCCGCCGCCGCTGAACCCCGTGCCCGTCCCCGTGTACGGCCATCACATGCCCTGGCCCATGCCCATGCCCGTGCccgtgccgccgccgccgccgccgccggtcccCGCCCCGGTGCCGATGTACGCCGGCGCGCCGGCCAACGCGGCCGGCTCGAAGCGCCGCCGCGACGAGGGCGGGGCGGGGGCCGGGGCGGACGCGGCGGAGGACGAGTCGTCGGCGGCGAAGCGCCAGGCCGTGGCGCAGGACGTCATATTCAGGATCGTGGTCCCGTCCCGGCAGATCGGGAAGGTGATCGGCAAGGAAGGGTGCCGCATCCAGAAGATCCGGGAGGAGACCAAGGCCACGGTCAAGATCGCCGACGCCATCGTTGTGAGTGGAGTGCCGTTGGCCGGTCGATTTCTTGCGTGGTTTCGATTTTCTTGATGTTTGTTAGGTTTTTGTGGTGTTAATTCGAAGCGGGAATTGCTTAGAATGGTTGCCATGCTGAATTCGTGTGTCCGGAATGGTAAAGCTGAAGTTTTTGAACTGAGCTTGCGATTGAGATTGGATTGCTTGAAATTGTAGTTTCATGAGTTCACGCAGGATCGGGAAGGCCTGATTACGTGACTTGCAGAATCTTTTTACATCTGTTTCGATGATGTATTCCATCACAGAGAGAATTTTGCATGTGCTAGCTGAGGTTTTTCTACCGTCTTTTTATCGTATGTTTTGAGTGGAGGGTAGATAAAGTTTTGATCCTCCTGAATAGAAAGCCCGGTGATCGAAATGCACGTAATCAGTGGAGAGTAGAAGTTCTCTCCTTTAGCCTATGAATCTCTTGCTTTGAGAGCCCAAGAAGGACGACGCactagatttttatttgtgattCAAGATTCCTAAGTTCCCCGTTCTTTAGACACTGCATGGTCTGGCATAGTGGCCTATGGAATGCCAAGATTGCGTGCGTGTTTACAAGCTTAAGGCCATTCATCATCTTGTCTTGGGGCAATATCCTGGAGTTATAAATTAAACCTAACCCAAGATTTCATTAAGCTGTGTCCATTCTGTTAATAATGCTAATGTTACTGAAGAGAAACGGTTGCTTATTTTGACAAAGTGGCTTTTAATAGGCACCGATGGACGTGTATTCCTCTTAGTTGATCTATTGAACGTCAAGAATGGAAGATACCAAGAAATTAACCATCTGTTAAGGGCTAAAAATGTTACCTTTTCTTGAACAAGAAGCTTATTCAAAAATGTAGTTTCATAAAGCTGTGAGGTGCAGTTAGTCTGTTTTTGAAACTTGATATATATACTGACACTAACGATCTTTTGCAGAGACATGAAGAGCGTGTAATTATTATAAGTTCTAAGGACAATGACAACAATGTTACTGATGCAGAAAATGCCCTACAGGAAATAGCTACCTTGATCCTTAAGGTGATCTTCTCTATTATGGCTCATCTGGACACTCTTTGTTGCCAAGCATGTGGATGTGCATGTTCTTTATTTGAGCTCCTTGAGTAAatgatgttaagaaattaatacGACAGGATGAACGATCTACCCAAATTATTTTAGTGTTGTGGAGGAGAGATCAATCCGTTGAGTTAAATATCAACATAATCTTCCTGCCTAGGTGGATAGTAGTTGTGAATGAATACTTATAAGTTATGAAGGAATGATGCATGTATTCGCATCACTTGCCAATAGGCAATGTCAGTATATAAATGGGTAATTGTCGAGATGTTCAGCAAGATACTTCACTATTTTGCCCTTCCACACCAACTAATTTCGAGGGACCTTAGGCAGTGTGCAGGCTGTTTTAGAAACAGTTCTTTTGTTTTAAAAGGCAGAAAACAATGTTAACCTGattgatgcattttttttctaattaatggTTTTTATAATCGTTCTTGACATTAAGCCTGCATAAGAAATTACCATCGATGAAGCTACGAATTTCGCTCTGTGGTCCTGTCTTGGATTTCAACAGCTAATTCTTTCTATTTGGCTTAACTTGTGATCAATATCTGAGCCTGGTAGTAATAACAATATGTTTATTACTTTTGGTAAATAATGTATATATTTCTTGTTAATGCAAGTGCTCCTTACATGTGTGGACTCTGAGGTGCATACTTAGGTGCATGTTGGACCTTTTTTACTCTTTGCGAGTTTCATTCTTGGTGCTGAATGGTTACTTCCATGtagtggaaaggaaaaatggattcgtAGCATCGTTGAAAGTAAAGTTTGCTAAATGAATATTTGGACATGTTGAATTGACGAATTGGTATCAATAGCTGAGGGTTTTATTAAGTTATGCAGCAACTGAGAACTGCCCTGAATAGACCTAAACCTGGAGTGATTGCATAATGCTGAGCTGAGGTAACAAATGAGAAAGCAAATGGATGGAAATTATCCACTTAATGGCTCCTGCTTTGTGCCTTTTGACTTTTGGAAATGATATGGAGCCCGTGGTAGACATTTGCCTTTAAAGAATAAGTTGTCATTGAGGTACTAATTAGGGCGTCTATTTGTGTTTCTGTCATGAGTAATCTGATTGAATGGCAGCTTATGTAAGAATAGCTGAGAAGCATAATTGAGCATGGCCCTGTCCTGGAAATGAACAAAGGGTGACTAGGACAGAGAgaatgaaaattcaagaatgtaTCGAAGAATATAAGTGGGTGCTGGAAGAAGAACCTGGCTGAGTTAATATGTTCTCAATGTTCAAACCATTCAACTTATTCATTTGGGTATTCAATGGTAAAGATGGAGGAAAATTCGAAGTTTGCATTCTTTAACAGCATCTGAAGGATGAAGCACTTGAAAAATGAGTATGGATTGAAGTGAACGCACAGAAATTTTTCAGCTCTGttaagggatttttttttctcaggcCTTTCCCTTATATTTGTCTTCCAAATAGGGTTTTTGAATCATATTGGTACTTGAAAAGGTAAAAAGTTTATGGCTAAGCTGACCCCTTCACCCCTCCCTATATTTCTTATACTTTCATGCCTTGATCCTATATTTGCTAATCTCAGTGCACTTGGATAAGTACTGTCCCATCCCCTTTATTTATATGCATTAAAGTCATCTCCTCCCACTCCCTCAATCTTAGCACCCCGCCCCTGTCCCCACCCCTATTCCTCGATTGCCCACCCCCAATCCCCATTCTTCTCACTTACTTTCCGTTGAATACTCAGGATGTCGAGGGACTCTTTGGACATGGTCCTCGATTCAGGTAGAGACTGTAGTACCCGAGCTGGGCTTGTCGCCTCTcggtaatctctctctctcctctctctctctccccctccccctcccttccttcttcatcttgtCTATAATCAGAGTTTTCACTTCATTCCAGAGTCTCATGTCTGACTTAAGTAGATTGTGCTGATGACAGCTTGTCGGCTGGATTTGTTGAATTGCTAGTATTTCTTTTGAATACCGGAACCCCTAATTCAAACGTTATTGACAGCTGATAATACATGGGATATATTAGAAAGTGGcctggaaaaaatggaaaatctcaaatcacaTTAGGAGCTGTCACTGCACCATGCAATGATGTATAATGAAATGATTAGTGATAATCTGGCCTTTATGTTAGTTCTAGTTTATGTTTgaatgattttccttttcaaagttAATTGCCGGAGGAGTGGTTGTCATTCTAATGAACAGGCAGAAAAAGTGATTTCTGGTGTCTTCTAAGTTATTCCGAGAGGCCAAACATCAACTAATTTCAATTCATGATGCTGAATGATTTCTGATGAGAACTTCATGTCGCAATAGTAAATGGCTTTGACTCCCTCTTGAACAGGAAGACGATGGTAATTCTGAGGCATCAAAAGTTGGTGCGGTGCATGTGGCTGCCAATACATTACGGCTTTTGATTGCTGGAACTCAAGCAGGAAGTCTGATTGGGATGTCTGGACAGAATATTGAGAAACTAAGGAGTTCTTCTGGTGCTACAATAACAATTTTAGCTCCAAATCAGTTGCCATTATGTGCATCTGCTCTTGAATCTGATAGAGTAGTACAGGTGAGCCTTAAGGAACTGGGGTATATGGATAAGTATATTATGAAAAGTTTGATTTCAAGTGCTGTGCGGTATCTCTTTATATAGTTTGTACTTTGTTATTGTATTTAGAGTGCCTCTTCAGTAAATTGCCTCTTGAGCCTTCATTTGGTCTAAGAAAGTGGACATGGGTATACTTATCAGTACATTCTTATGTTTCCCGGCCTTGTGCTGATACAAACATAATCAACATCTTGTGCAAATTTTGTTCGTGCATCATATTCAATTGCTCTTCTCATCTGCTTTTGATGAGTTTAATCTTTATctgttttctcctttctttctttgtggCTTTGCACAGGTTTATGCATATTAATTGGAATTTAAGCTAGCCTCAGAGTGCTGTTTGCCTTTGAGACTCTTTATTGGGTTCTGACCATTGACTGAGCGCTTGTTTACATGCAGATCTCAGGTGACATCCCTGCAGTGCTTAAGGCTCTGGAGGAGATAGGACGTCAGCTGAGGTCTTGATAATTAGATTGACATTGTTAGATTTCTAAACACGTCTcttagcatttggaatgctaacatggattttttcaaatgaatattTTCCAGGGAGAATCCACCGCGACAAGTGATCTCCATCAGCCCGGCATACAATTATAATTTGATTCGTCCAGCTCAACCATATGTTGATCCTAATTCAGGTCATCTGACTAATTTATGTCAAAAACTGCACACGGGATTATTTGTCACCTCTGAATCATTGTGACAATTGCCTTACCATTAGATTACAATGTTTCAGCTGATTATGTGACGTTCGAGATGCTGATATCGGAAACACTAGTTGGAGGTTTGATAGGTAGGAGTGGCTCCAACATATCAAGGATAAGAAATGAGTCTGGAGCAACGATCAAGGTAAGCAAGCCTCTTACATTATCATTTTGGAGTGACGAATAAACCGTTGCTTGCTTTTTTTGTTTGTATAGATTTGGCAAACATTTAATTGAATCTGAATCATGTGGCCAAACTATGTGTTTTCAATATCTTTTATTAAGTAAGCCATATCATTCTTGGTTCTATTCTGTGCAAGTTCCCTTCATCCAGAAGTCATATCATTCCCTAATGTGATACTTGACAAATTGGAATATGTTTGTCATGACTGGCTAATATGGGCTTCTCTATCTTTacaaggcaatttttttttttttacattttatcttTCAGCTTCATTATTCTCTACTTGCGTAGGTTTATGGTGGAAAAGGCGAGCAGAAGCATAGGCAGATCCAGTTTGGTGGTACTGCTCAACAGgtatcatttctttcatttagTTATGTTATCTGTCGTGCTACCAGTTATTGCATGTAATACAATTGGTAAACTTGAAAGCAATCAATTGCATAGAATGGAGATTTGTCTATAGAAACCAGGAGTTTTCGGATGGAGCTACATGTTGCCAAAATGTGAATGCAATCGTGGGATAGGCATTCTAGAAATCATATTGACTGAGTCTATAAATATCTTGCTGGGGCTCCATGAATTGTCTGGACCCTCTGAAGCAAAATTGTTTGCCAAGTTCATAGCAGCCGATATTATTATCCATGTTCTCTGTACCTTATGCTGGCAGGGGTCCCCCTAAATGGTGCAATCATTTGTGATGACCTGCTTTGTCGGTTGCAGAATCTCTGTAACTTTTGGCTTTTGTGTTTCCAGTTTTCAGTTAACATGCACCATGTTTTAATTGGTTATGGTATTAACCGTTCAAGGATCATGTAAAGGATGCAACAGATTGGCTGACTAACCCTTAGATTGGATTTTAAAAGAAGCATTTGCGAGCTACCAATCTTCCAATATCCCAGTCTTTTTTAATTccctttttttgtgaaataacaGGTGGCACTGGCCAAACAGAGAGTTGATGAGTACATCTACTCTCAATTAACGCAAGTGGATGCTCAACAGCTTATTTAAAATATCCTGTTCCATAGGACCTTTACTTCACCTGTAGATTGTAGTGATTGGTAGTTGGATGGGATTGCCTTACATCCACTAGCTTGTTCCTTTTTAGTGTGGTCACATAATTTTGGCAGGCAGGGCTTGATGTTCTGGTAGTATTttgcatgtttgtttatgaCCATAAGTTAGAGGTGTTCTGAAAGATGTTAGagcttttcccttttcttttgtaacATGATGTTTCAGCATGACTCTGCATCTCTTTGGAAACAAGTTTTCTGTATCATGCCTCCATTGTACAGATTTTAAATCTCCATGAGGTTCTTTGgtctctctctatatctctctctctctccctgcacATACTGGCGTGTTTCAGATCTTTGGTATGCCAGAAGTCGTGTGCTTATGTGATTGAGAGAGTGAAGTGTGCTGAAATCAGTGGGTTTCCTACTGTAGTTATTGGAAGTTTCTCAAGGAAGCGGCTATTCATTATGTTTAAGTTCCTGTACGGCTCCCTCTTGATGATTATCTGTGGGAGATAACAACGCAACCGATGTGTTCATATTTTTCACGGATGATGACTAAATATTGTAACATGAGGTAAATCTAGTGTTTGAAAGACCATCGAATCAAGGACGATGTTTCTCTTAAGTCGTGATCGTCGGCCTCAGCTGTAAGTGTCGCTCTTGTCTAAGTATTAAGGGTGTGTTCATTTCAAATGATTCATCCTTCATGAAACAAGCAAAGCTTAAGTTTGTTATTAATCTATTGATTCTCAAGATGAGGGTGTAAATATGGCTGATTAGGGCTTATGGTTTCTACGAAGGATCCATGAAAGCGTCTGCTTACTTTGTAAGGTTCTTGGCTAGCTATTTTGACCATAAATAAACGTCCAAAAACGTTCTCTCAAACTGCATTTTCAGCAGAAccaaacacaaaaacaaaattcactttCTAGGAAGTGGACTTATTAGGAAGACATTTTCCTCAACTATGAGCTTTCAGGACCCTAACTTTGAGGGTGTCGACATGCTTATGCATAAACGGTTGATAAATCAAAGCCCCTTAGTTGCCCAAAATTCCACATTTTAAGCTTcaatttatttcgtgaaaaataaattatttaaataattttttttttaaaattagtcgcttatatcacttaaaaataTTGatcgataaaaataatttgacatGAACTATTATTAATAATAGAAACATTTTTTATCGATTAATTATATTAAGTGATACCAACTATCActtataggaaaatattttttaaataattcatttttgaaaaataaatggaatCTAGAATTTTTAATCTACCTCACGAGACAAATCTAATGGAATGATTCTCACCAATAAGAGTAAATGGGTGAAAAGTTCTTGTTGCTAAGCATGTATTTTTGCTGGCTACTCATGATATCATGCATGCATTTGTATTTTACCTAATTTGCGTTTTTTGTTCAACCATCTCTTTTACTTTCTATCATGGACGTCCAATCACATATAGATGAGTTAATGTTAGAAAATCCAATCtataagtttaaattaataagCAGAAAATATCACGTAAGCATAAAGAGCATTTAGAACTTTGTTGTCAAGTGTGGTGTTTGGGGGACAAAGgacttttatgataaaaaaaattaccaaaagaaaaataaaaaatttgactgTGGGTCATAAATACGTACATTATGTACttaaaattttagttaaattcacatcaaaatagTTTATAACTTATAACCTAAAATAAAATCCAAGTTTAGactcttttttaatgaaattcaatcttcttttggtcattttttaacATTCCCCAACCTCACCGCCCccatgccgccgccgccgagccaTTCCGAGCTCCCGTGGCagcggccgccgccgccccgcgtCAAGCTCCTCGGTCCCTCTCCTACCTGAGCACCGACTTCGAGGTCTCACGTGTAAGTCGGCTCATCATGGCACATGAAATTTCGCTAACAGGAGATGGATGTACATTCGCAAAAGAGACAACACTGATTTCAATATCATGTTACATCACTCATATTAATACATAACAGGAGGTGGATGTACATTCGCAAAAGAGACAACACTGATTTCAATATCATGTTACATCACTCATATTAATACCACATTAAACAGCTATTTCAAGAGGGGAAAAAGCCACCAGCACATGCGGGCATCCTAGGATAAC
Protein-coding regions in this window:
- the LOC104444436 gene encoding poly(rC)-binding protein 4 is translated as MAQPPPGHYPIYPPVPPPLNPVPVPVYGHHMPWPMPMPVPVPPPPPPPVPAPVPMYAGAPANAAGSKRRRDEGGAGAGADAAEDESSAAKRQAVAQDVIFRIVVPSRQIGKVIGKEGCRIQKIREETKATVKIADAIVRHEERVIIISSKDNDNNVTDAENALQEIATLILKEDDGNSEASKVGAVHVAANTLRLLIAGTQAGSLIGMSGQNIEKLRSSSGATITILAPNQLPLCASALESDRVVQISGDIPAVLKALEEIGRQLRENPPRQVISISPAYNYNLIRPAQPYVDPNSADYVTFEMLISETLVGGLIGRSGSNISRIRNESGATIKVYGGKGEQKHRQIQFGGTAQQVALAKQRVDEYIYSQLTQVDAQQLI